In Akkermansia muciniphila ATCC BAA-835, the genomic stretch CTGAGCGACACGCAAATCAGGTCCCTGGCCCGGAACATGGTCAAGGAGGTCAAAAAGAGAGGCCCCTTCCTGAACATGTCCGACTTTGTCAACCGCCGTCTGCAGAGCGGGGAAATGGGGGTGAAGGGAGCGCTTCAGGCGGCTATTGACGAGAGCTCCATCAACAGCACGTTTGACGAACTTTCCGACATGGTGATCGCGCCCAAGGGAGGCTACCCGAACCAGGACGCGGCCAGGGGATCGGTGTATACGGCCGCCCCCGGCTACCTGATCCAGTCTGACGTGCTGGCGGTGCTGGGCAACATCCTGACGACGAGGGACGATACGTTTACGGTGCGCGCCTACGGAGAGCTGGCCAACCGCGAAGGAGTGGTGCTGTCGCGCGCGTGGTGCGAAGCGGTGGTGCAGAGGGGGATCAACTACGTGGATCCGGTGAACAGCCCGGAAACTCCGGCCCGGCAGGTCAACATGAAGAGCGGCGCGCTGGAGGATACGGAGCTGAGCGCCGTGAACAAGGCGTTTGGAAGAAAGTTCAACATCGTTTCCTTCCGCTGGCTGTCCCCCGAAGAAGTGTAGCGGAGGGAGCGTGTTTCCATTCCGTTTCACGCCGCTTTCCCTTTCCGGGAAAGCGGCGCTTTTGTGTCCGGGAGAAGGAGTTCCGGCGCACCCGTTGGACAGGGAGCGCCCCCCCTCAGGGATTTTTATCCCCTAATCCCCTATTTTTCGCTTGCACCTTTACTCCCATTCATGTACTTCACAAGGGATAAAAGCCCGTCAGGGGCCTGCCATCGCGCTCCGCTGCGCGGGCCGATACCCATGCCCTTCCGCATTTCCTCCGTGCGGTTATCCGCCAAAGGGTTATGCAATGTATCAAAACTTTTTCCATTCCCCAGAACCCAGAATATATGCGTATTTTACCCATCCTGGCCTTTACCTGCCTTTTCGGAAGCATTTCCTTCGCCCAAGGACAGAGCCGCACCCCCTCCAGGCCGGAACCGGCCCAACCGGCAGCAAATGCTCCGGCGGCCGATACCGTGGACAAGTCCCTGCCGCCAGCCGCCGTCAACGGCATCCGGTTCGTTCTGAAGGAGCCCATGTCTCTTCCTTCTCCCATTTACATGCCTATTGATTCCAAAAGGCTGGAAAAAGTGGAAATCCGCGCCGCCCTTCCGGGGCGCCGCAGCGTTTACCCCAAGAGCAAGATCATTACCCTGTTCGGGGGCCTGGACCAGAAAGGCATGCCGACCAATAAACTCGTCAGCAAGCCCCTGCCGCCCGATCTTGGCTCCAAAACCCTGGCTCTGGTCGGCAAAAACAGCAAAGGGGAATTGACGCTGGATTTTATTAATGAGTCGGAACTGCCGCTGAACTGCGTTTACATCCAGAACCTGACCGGACGCACGTTCACTTTGGAACTTCCCAAACCTCCCTCGGGAGAAAAGAGCGCTATCGAACTGCCCAGCAAATCCACTTACATTTTCGGCAAGAACTCTACAGACAGCAACATTTCCCGCACCACCCCCGCCAATTTGACGTACATGACCCGTTTAAAGAACGGCAAAGTCGTCAAGGTGAAGGACAGAGGCATGATGCTGACGACCTACCCGGGACGAAAAGTGGTTATGATTATTTCCCCGGATTCCACCGGCCGCACCGTCGTTTTGACGGAACTGATGATTTTCAAGGAAAGGCCGGGAGCGGCTTCCTCTGACAAGTAAATTTTCTTCCGATATCCGGGAAGCCGGAAGCTGCTCTGGAGTATATCCGGATTATTCAGAAAAACGGGCATTGCTGCCCGTTTTTTTATTTTTCTTCTCCTGACGCCATGGATTGAGGGAATAAACCACTCCGGACATTTTTCCGGCACGGGAACAATGTCCACCCTGTTTCCCGCGGCTCCAATGCGGCAGGCGGAGAAAGAGGTCTCGAAGCCATGCGGTTTGCCGAAAAAGTTCACCTGCCGCCTTCCGGCATCCGGGCAGGCTTAATAAACTTTGGGCACCAGTCCCTGACGGCTCATCTTATCCTCCACCTTTCGCCGGTTTTCCTCCAGACGCCGGGCGTCATAGGAATCATCCACAGGCTGGGCCTCCGGAATGTTTTCCCCGCGTCCCGCCCGGTATTGCTGAACCTGCGGGAGCACTCCTTCCACCAGTTCCCTGCATATCCAGGAAGGCAGGATATAGGTCTCCGTGCGTCCGGCCCGGCTCAGAGCCAGCCCAACAAATTTTCCGTTGACGTCAATGACCGGGCATCCAGCCCGTTCCGGGAACAAGGTCATGTCCGACTGGATAACCAAAGGGAATTCATCCCTTTTCAAGCTCATCCGGTTGCCCATGGAGTTCATCATGTCGAGACGCTTTTGCGGGAATTTCATCACCCTGGGCCTGGGCCCCGTGAGGAGTTTTCCTTCTATCACCTGGTTCCGCCGCCTTACTTCCACGGGAACCGTCTCACCGGGACGCACCCCGACCATGGCGGCACGGATGGAGTACATTCCATCCACCGGCTTTCCATTCAGCTTCATCAGCACATCGCCGGCCGTCAATCCGCTGCGGTGCGCGCCGCTTCCGGCTTCCACGCCGCCTATCATGACCCCCTCCCCGTCCCAGCGGGGATCGGAAACAATGCCGAGATAAGGCTGGTCATCCGCCCGCAGGCTGCGCTGAGCCACGGAAACGACTCCGAAGTCGCTCACATGCCCCGTGGGCGACACGGCTGCAATCACGTCCCCTTCCTTCGCCTGCACATAGGAATCCAGGTCAATGGGAGGAGCGGGAAGCCCCGGCACATCCATCATCAGCAGATCATGCTCCGGAAGGGCAAAGAGCACCTTGGCGTCATAAACCCGCCCGGAAGAATCCACCAGCATGAC encodes the following:
- a CDS encoding PDZ domain-containing protein → MMKYLWAAFAAASAYAQEIASPLPPEQMIAPEDKSVLDSQAKEIFREWDKVAVPVGQSVVALVAGNTQVALGTVVGKGKVLTKLSDLQKERRPVMLVDSSGRVYDAKVLFALPEHDLLMMDVPGLPAPPIDLDSYVQAKEGDVIAAVSPTGHVSDFGVVSVAQRSLRADDQPYLGIVSDPRWDGEGVMIGGVEAGSGAHRSGLTAGDVLMKLNGKPVDGMYSIRAAMVGVRPGETVPVEVRRRNQVIEGKLLTGPRPRVMKFPQKRLDMMNSMGNRMSLKRDEFPLVIQSDMTLFPERAGCPVIDVNGKFVGLALSRAGRTETYILPSWICRELVEGVLPQVQQYRAGRGENIPEAQPVDDSYDARRLEENRRKVEDKMSRQGLVPKVY